AACGATGTGGTGCTCGCGCTGGTGGCGGGCGCCGCGCGCGAGTACCTGCAGAAGCGCGACGAGCTGCCCTACAAGCCGCTGATCGCCCAGATCCCGGTGTCCACCCGCACCGAAGAGAATAAGGACGATGTCGGCAACCAGATCAGCTCGATGACGGCGTCACTGGCCACCGACATCGACGACCCGGCCGAGCGGCTGAAGGCCATTCACGAGAGCACCCAGAACGCCAAGGAAATGGCGAAAGCGCTTTCGGCGCATCAGATTATGGGCCTGACCGAGACCACGCCGCCCGGGCTGCTGCAGCTGGCCGCGCGCGCCTACACCGCCAGCGGTCTGTCGCACAACCTCGCGCCGATCAACCTCGTCGTCTCCAACGTGCCCGGCCCGCCCATCCCGCTGTACATGGCCGGGGCCAAGCTTGACTCGCTGGTCCCGCTGGGACCGCCGGTGATGGACGTCGCGCTCAACATCACCTGCTTCTCCTACCAGAAGTACCTGGACTTCGGATTCGTGACGACGCCGGAGGTGGCCAACGACATCGACGAGATGGCCGACGCCATCGAGCCGGCGCTGGCCGAGCTGGAACGCGCTGCCGGACTCTAGTAGCTAGCGGTCGCCGGAATAGTTGGTCACGTAGACCCAGGACAGGAAGCGGGCGACCGCCTCGGCGGCCTTGTTCGCCCGCGGAGATCCGAAGATGTCGAAGGCATGCTGGGCGTTGGGCAATTCGGCGTAGGCGACCGGCGCCTTCGACACCGACCTCAGTTCTTCGACGAACTCCCGCGCCTCGGCCACCGGGATGAGGGAGTCATCGGTGCCGTGCAGGACGAAGAACGGCGGCGCGTCCACATGCACGTACCGCAGCGGGGAGGCGTCTTCGTAGATCTCCCGGTGCGTGTCGAGTTTGTGCTTGACCACTAATCTTTCGAGCACCTGCACGAACTGCGCGCGTCCGGGGGCCTCGGTGGAATACCAGTCGTAGCGGCCATAGAACGGGACGGCCGCCATCACCGATGTGTCGGCGTCTTCGAAGCCGGGCTGGAACTTGGGGTCGTTGGGGGTCAGGGCCGCCAGCGCCGTGAGGTGTCCGCCGGCCGAACCGCCGCTGAGCGCAACGAAATTCGGGTCCCCGCCGTAAGCGGCGATGTTCTCCTTGACCCATGCCAGCGCGCGCTTGACGTCGACGATGTGGGCGGGCCAGGTGTGCCAGGGAGACACCCGGTAGTTCATCGACACGCACACCCAGCCCCGCGAAACCAGGTGACTCATCAATGGATACGCCTGCGGGCGGCGCCACCCGATCATCCAGGCACCGCCTGGAATCTGCAGCAGGACAGGCGCTTTCCCGTCCAGCGGCAGGTCCTTGCGGCGCCAGATGTCGGCCA
This genomic stretch from Mycobacterium paragordonae harbors:
- a CDS encoding alpha/beta hydrolase, which produces MKVLEHLRRPRPLTRATLELVNAANGLRPITRNPYASPTVFSFGWPTSEVPGLYASVSALDAVRRGRRGDFAGPKGKLALALTAASWAILAVIRYRGITTPGPILEAGLTEQLGPDYADQLKALPTEPTRRGRRNLPMRTTVARRRFVDKQNIVSYGPHGRANLADIWRRKDLPLDGKAPVLLQIPGGAWMIGWRRPQAYPLMSHLVSRGWVCVSMNYRVSPWHTWPAHIVDVKRALAWVKENIAAYGGDPNFVALSGGSAGGHLTALAALTPNDPKFQPGFEDADTSVMAAVPFYGRYDWYSTEAPGRAQFVQVLERLVVKHKLDTHREIYEDASPLRYVHVDAPPFFVLHGTDDSLIPVAEAREFVEELRSVSKAPVAYAELPNAQHAFDIFGSPRANKAAEAVARFLSWVYVTNYSGDR